In the Acidovorax sp. A79 genome, one interval contains:
- a CDS encoding tripartite tricarboxylate transporter substrate binding protein, with amino-acid sequence MTLNRRAILLACTAALAAASATAQTAEWPAKTLRIVVPYPPGGSSDIIARSISQSLSEALKQTVIVENKPGANGNLGADFVAKAEPDGYTMLLCDVGALAISPSVYTKLSFDPSKDLRGVTMLAYSPHLLVVHPSVPVSNLKELVAYSKKNDLNFAVTATGSAPHLAGVALERASGARWQYIPYKGGVTAIQDTVAGQTQVLMNGMLATLPQVQSGKLKVLGVSKSTRMPLIGDVPTIAEQGVAGYESGTWQGVLLPRGTPDAVVQKLNKALITAIRAPEIRSRLAGQGAEVVTMTSAEQDQFFVKERARWASVVKAANIKLD; translated from the coding sequence ATGACCTTGAACCGACGCGCCATCCTCCTGGCCTGTACCGCCGCCCTGGCCGCAGCCTCCGCCACCGCCCAGACGGCGGAATGGCCAGCAAAGACGCTGCGCATCGTGGTGCCCTACCCTCCAGGCGGCAGCTCGGACATCATTGCGCGCTCGATCAGCCAGTCGCTGTCCGAGGCGCTCAAGCAGACCGTCATCGTCGAGAACAAGCCCGGGGCCAACGGCAACCTGGGGGCGGACTTCGTCGCCAAGGCCGAGCCGGACGGCTACACCATGCTGCTGTGCGACGTGGGCGCGCTGGCCATCAGCCCCTCGGTCTATACCAAGCTGTCGTTCGACCCTTCCAAGGACCTGCGCGGCGTGACCATGCTGGCGTACTCGCCCCACCTGCTGGTGGTGCACCCTTCGGTGCCCGTGAGCAACCTCAAGGAGCTGGTCGCCTACTCCAAGAAGAACGACCTGAACTTTGCCGTCACGGCCACCGGCAGCGCTCCCCACCTGGCTGGCGTGGCGCTGGAGCGCGCCAGCGGCGCGCGCTGGCAGTACATCCCCTACAAGGGCGGCGTCACCGCCATCCAGGACACCGTCGCCGGCCAGACCCAGGTGCTGATGAACGGCATGCTGGCCACCCTGCCCCAGGTGCAGAGCGGCAAGCTCAAGGTGCTGGGCGTGTCCAAGTCCACGCGCATGCCCCTGATCGGCGACGTGCCCACCATTGCCGAGCAGGGCGTGGCCGGCTACGAGTCCGGCACCTGGCAAGGCGTGCTGCTGCCACGCGGCACGCCGGATGCCGTCGTGCAAAAGCTCAACAAGGCCCTCATCACCGCCATCCGCGCACCCGAGATCCGCTCGCGCCTGGCCGGCCAGGGCGCCGAGGTGGTGACCATGACCTCCGCCGAGCAGGACCAGTTCTTCGTCAAGGAGCGTGCGCGCTGGGCCAGCGTGGTCAAGGCCGCCAACATCAAGCTCGACTGA